The following coding sequences are from one Selenomonas sputigena ATCC 35185 window:
- a CDS encoding homoserine dehydrogenase, producing the protein MMKGEEMKEIKIGMLGFGTVGTGVVRVLRENEREITAKAGVKLTLKSVLVRDAKKERPYMEGLHLTENVDEILNDEEIDIVIELLGGIHPAREYMLVAMEKGKNVVTANKDVVAQFGKDMFEAMEKYGVDFHFEASVGGGIPIVMPLKQCLTANRVTEIMGIINGTTNYMLSQMAENGSDYDSVLKEAQAKGYAEANPAADVEGLDAARKIAILASIAFNTRIRFEDVSVEGITKVTPEDIEYAKALGYVVKLLAIGRDCGEAGVDVRVHPVFLPKAHPLASVNDVYNAIFVRGNAIGEAMFYGRGAGSLPTASAVVADVIDIARDMQLDTFGRLHCTCYAHKSLCPVEETKASYYVRLLVDDEPGVLAAIATAFGNHKVSLKSVIQTRRYKERAEIVAVTHVVKHRKMQEAAADLEKLAVVSEIRSIIRVENPQEDGAC; encoded by the coding sequence ATGATGAAAGGTGAAGAGATGAAAGAGATCAAGATCGGCATGCTGGGCTTCGGCACGGTCGGCACGGGCGTCGTGCGCGTGCTTCGCGAGAACGAGCGCGAGATCACGGCGAAGGCGGGCGTGAAGCTCACGCTGAAGTCCGTGCTCGTGCGCGACGCGAAGAAAGAGCGCCCCTATATGGAGGGGCTGCATCTGACCGAGAATGTGGATGAAATCCTAAACGATGAGGAAATCGACATCGTCATCGAACTTCTTGGCGGCATCCATCCGGCGCGCGAGTACATGCTGGTCGCGATGGAGAAGGGCAAGAACGTCGTGACGGCAAATAAGGACGTCGTGGCGCAGTTCGGCAAGGACATGTTCGAGGCGATGGAAAAATACGGCGTGGACTTCCACTTTGAAGCGAGCGTCGGCGGCGGCATTCCCATCGTCATGCCGCTGAAGCAGTGCCTGACGGCGAATCGCGTCACGGAAATCATGGGCATCATCAACGGCACGACGAACTACATGCTCTCGCAGATGGCAGAGAACGGCTCAGACTACGACAGCGTGCTCAAGGAGGCTCAGGCGAAGGGCTATGCCGAGGCGAATCCTGCGGCTGACGTCGAGGGTCTCGACGCAGCGCGCAAGATTGCAATCCTCGCGTCCATCGCATTCAATACGCGCATCCGCTTCGAGGATGTCTCCGTCGAGGGAATCACGAAGGTCACGCCCGAGGACATTGAGTACGCAAAGGCTCTCGGCTATGTCGTGAAGCTTCTGGCCATCGGGCGTGACTGCGGAGAGGCGGGCGTCGATGTGCGCGTGCACCCCGTATTCCTGCCGAAGGCGCATCCGCTCGCCTCCGTCAACGACGTCTACAACGCGATCTTCGTGCGCGGCAACGCCATCGGCGAGGCGATGTTCTACGGACGCGGTGCAGGCTCTTTGCCGACGGCTTCAGCCGTCGTCGCCGACGTCATCGACATCGCGCGCGACATGCAGCTCGATACGTTCGGGCGACTGCACTGCACATGCTATGCGCACAAATCGCTTTGCCCCGTGGAGGAAACGAAAGCGTCCTACTATGTGCGCCTTCTTGTCGATGATGAGCCGGGCGTTCTCGCTGCCATTGCGACGGCATTCGGCAACCACAAGGTCAGTCTGAAATCCGTCATTCAGACGAGACGATATAAGGAACGTGCGGAAATCGTCGCGGTCACGCATGTCGTCAAGCACAGGAAGATGCAGGAGGCGGCGGCGGATCTTGAGAAGCTTGCTGTCGTCAGTGAGATTCGCAGCATCATCCGCGTGGAAAATCCGCAGGAGGACGGCGCATGCTGA
- a CDS encoding HD domain-containing protein: MREEEFVKAVEGAGGTVYLVGGWVRDHLRGATPRDKDFVITGLEREAFAELFPAASLIGHAFPVYLVEIDGVRSEVSFARRERKSGHGYRGFAVDFGAEVTIEDDLFRRDTRINSMAYRLPAMELIDPYSGRSDLAHCVIRATSHHFSEDPVRALRAARQAAELGFVIEDGTRTLMADCATELEEEPTERIVHELSRALAAPQPSLFFEALAHASLLESVFPEIFALKGKTQPPQYHPEGDAYCHTMQIVDVVARKTQTIEARFAALVHDIGKGKTPEEMLPHHYGHEQRGLLVLDAWNKRMTLPKSWLMAAYFVIKEHMRAPLLKKTGKIADLLLAVEKSGLSFADFRRIICADHGTLPYHLVHGEELLRKMLQVRGTEAPPELRGADVGKWLREERVRRLAQLLPT; encoded by the coding sequence ATGCGTGAGGAGGAGTTCGTCAAGGCAGTGGAAGGGGCGGGAGGTACGGTCTACCTCGTCGGCGGCTGGGTGCGCGATCATCTTAGAGGCGCAACGCCGCGGGATAAGGACTTCGTCATCACGGGGCTGGAAAGGGAGGCTTTCGCAGAGCTTTTCCCTGCAGCTTCTCTCATCGGTCACGCCTTTCCTGTCTATCTCGTAGAAATCGACGGCGTACGCTCGGAAGTTTCCTTCGCGCGTCGCGAGAGGAAATCGGGGCATGGCTATCGCGGCTTTGCCGTAGATTTTGGGGCGGAAGTCACGATCGAAGACGATCTCTTTCGCCGCGATACGCGCATCAACAGCATGGCTTATCGTCTGCCCGCGATGGAACTCATCGATCCCTACAGTGGACGGAGTGACCTTGCGCATTGCGTGATTCGCGCGACGTCGCATCATTTTTCCGAAGACCCCGTGCGGGCTCTTCGTGCAGCGCGTCAAGCGGCGGAACTGGGATTTGTCATCGAAGATGGCACGCGGACACTGATGGCGGATTGTGCGACAGAGCTTGAGGAAGAACCGACAGAGCGCATTGTGCACGAGCTTTCGCGTGCGCTTGCCGCGCCGCAGCCCTCGCTTTTTTTTGAAGCTCTTGCGCACGCGAGCCTCTTGGAATCGGTGTTCCCGGAAATCTTCGCCCTGAAGGGAAAGACCCAGCCGCCCCAGTATCATCCCGAGGGCGACGCCTACTGCCATACGATGCAGATCGTCGATGTCGTAGCGCGAAAGACGCAGACGATCGAAGCGCGCTTTGCCGCTCTCGTGCACGACATCGGCAAAGGGAAGACTCCCGAGGAAATGCTGCCGCATCATTACGGGCACGAGCAGCGCGGACTCCTCGTACTCGATGCGTGGAACAAGCGCATGACCTTGCCAAAATCGTGGCTTATGGCGGCGTACTTCGTCATCAAGGAGCACATGCGTGCACCGCTTTTGAAAAAGACGGGAAAGATTGCCGATCTTTTGCTTGCGGTCGAAAAATCGGGGCTTTCCTTCGCCGATTTTCGTCGTATCATCTGCGCCGACCATGGCACTTTGCCGTACCATTTGGTGCATGGGGAAGAGCTGTTGCGGAAAATGCTTCAAGTGCGCGGTACGGAGGCGCCGCCCGAACTTCGCGGCGCGGACGTGGGGAAATGGCTGCGTGAAGAAAGGGTGCGACGCTTGGCGCAGCTGCTTCCAACATGA
- a CDS encoding cob(I)yrinic acid a,c-diamide adenosyltransferase, which yields MGVYTKTGDKGQTSLYTGERVDKDALRVETYGSVDEAGSALAMARAFATKEAVREKILVLLKKLPLLMADIASLGEKPMITREDSEMMEKDIDAIDAKLPKLAHFLIPGDTQAGAMLDLARTSVRRAERRFCALAKEADLHEEDRVFLNRLSDYCFMLMRLEEAED from the coding sequence ATGGGCGTTTATACGAAGACAGGTGACAAGGGGCAGACGAGCCTATATACGGGCGAGCGTGTCGATAAAGATGCGCTGCGTGTCGAGACGTACGGTTCGGTCGATGAAGCGGGATCGGCGCTCGCCATGGCGCGCGCTTTTGCGACAAAGGAAGCGGTGCGGGAGAAGATTCTCGTGCTGCTCAAGAAGCTGCCGCTTCTCATGGCCGATATCGCGAGTCTTGGTGAAAAACCGATGATTACGCGCGAGGATTCGGAGATGATGGAGAAGGACATCGATGCCATCGATGCGAAGCTGCCGAAGCTCGCGCACTTCCTCATCCCCGGCGATACGCAGGCGGGCGCGATGCTCGATCTTGCACGCACGTCCGTGCGCCGCGCTGAGAGACGCTTCTGCGCCTTGGCGAAAGAGGCCGATCTCCATGAGGAAGACCGCGTCTTTCTCAACCGCCTCTCCGATTACTGCTTCATGCTGATGCGCTTGGAGGAAGCGGAAGATTGA
- a CDS encoding DUF512 domain-containing protein codes for MLSGEIIRVAPGSLAEELELAAGDKILAVNGQELRDIIDLSFAFAEEEIELLVEHADGEQELLAFDKDYDEELGAEFASAVFDGIRSCGNRCYFCFVDQVPPGMRKSLSVKDDDYRMSFLYGNFVTLTNMREKDFQRIERYHLSPLFVSVHAMNPDLRAAMLNTRRAAEIANHLDRLEAADVEYHTQVVLCPGLNDGRELDRTVEELMARRPHALSLAVVPVGLTRFREGCYPLQMFDRKGAAAVIHQIASWQRRAREETGNSFVYLGDEFYFLAGLPVPPVEEYDGFPQLDNGIGLARSFIEEWKNTLQKLPAPEGYEEPLHLVILSGTSVAPLFEELVAGLSVPGLRVRCLGVENDYFGRTVNVSGLLTGEDMLRALREIADAPQGVLLPECALRTGENVLLDDMTLDAFRSAVPHLRVETAQGGGDLARALLDWAHYRGASDDEASYMWQSNAAYTKPRKEEKERME; via the coding sequence ATGTTGTCAGGGGAAATCATACGCGTAGCGCCGGGAAGCTTGGCGGAAGAATTGGAGCTTGCAGCGGGAGACAAGATCCTTGCCGTCAATGGGCAGGAACTGCGCGACATCATCGATCTGAGCTTTGCTTTCGCCGAAGAGGAGATCGAGCTTCTCGTCGAACATGCAGACGGTGAGCAGGAATTGCTTGCCTTCGACAAGGACTATGATGAAGAACTTGGCGCAGAGTTCGCCTCCGCCGTGTTCGATGGTATACGATCGTGCGGCAACCGCTGTTACTTCTGCTTCGTCGATCAGGTGCCGCCTGGCATGAGAAAGAGTCTGTCGGTCAAGGATGACGATTATCGCATGTCGTTCCTCTATGGCAACTTCGTCACGCTGACGAATATGCGCGAAAAGGATTTCCAGCGGATCGAACGCTATCACCTGTCGCCGCTCTTCGTTTCCGTCCATGCGATGAATCCCGATCTGCGCGCCGCCATGCTCAACACGCGGCGGGCGGCCGAGATTGCAAACCATCTCGATCGCTTGGAGGCGGCGGATGTCGAGTACCATACGCAGGTCGTGCTTTGCCCAGGACTCAACGATGGCAGGGAGCTTGACCGCACGGTGGAGGAATTGATGGCCAGGCGACCGCACGCGCTGTCGCTCGCCGTCGTGCCCGTCGGGCTCACGCGCTTTCGCGAGGGATGCTATCCGCTGCAGATGTTTGACCGCAAGGGTGCGGCCGCCGTCATTCACCAGATTGCATCATGGCAGCGGCGTGCGCGAGAGGAGACGGGCAATAGTTTCGTCTACTTGGGCGATGAATTCTACTTTCTCGCGGGCCTTCCCGTGCCGCCTGTGGAGGAATACGATGGTTTCCCGCAGCTCGACAACGGCATTGGGCTTGCGCGAAGCTTCATCGAGGAATGGAAAAATACCTTGCAGAAGCTGCCTGCGCCCGAGGGATATGAAGAGCCGCTGCATCTCGTGATCCTCTCGGGCACGTCTGTCGCACCGCTTTTCGAGGAGCTTGTGGCTGGGCTTTCTGTACCAGGGCTTCGCGTTCGTTGTCTCGGCGTAGAAAACGATTACTTTGGCAGGACGGTCAATGTTTCGGGACTTCTGACGGGTGAGGACATGCTGCGCGCACTGCGAGAGATTGCCGATGCGCCGCAGGGCGTTCTCCTGCCTGAGTGCGCCCTGCGCACGGGCGAGAACGTTCTGCTCGATGATATGACGCTCGATGCATTTCGCAGCGCCGTGCCGCACCTTCGCGTCGAGACGGCGCAGGGCGGCGGCGATCTCGCGCGCGCCCTTCTTGATTGGGCGCATTATCGAGGGGCGTCGGATGATGAGGCCTCGTATATGTGGCAGAGCAACGCGGCGTATACGAAACCGAGGAAAGAGGAAAAGGAGAGGATGGAATGA
- a CDS encoding ACT domain-containing protein produces the protein MPRERKENTEQKAQSGFFLVQEQILPEAIKKTIRVKEMLKRGDARTINEAVDSMGLSRSAYYKYKDYVFPFYEASRNKIISLTLLLEHKKGVLSSVLNTISADSGSVLTINQGIPLQGVANATVSIETANLSVDLEALLDKLRMVDGVKRLEVLGQA, from the coding sequence ATGCCAAGAGAACGCAAAGAAAACACGGAACAGAAGGCGCAGAGTGGATTCTTCCTCGTGCAGGAGCAGATCTTGCCCGAGGCGATCAAGAAGACAATCCGCGTGAAGGAGATGCTTAAGCGCGGTGACGCACGCACGATCAACGAGGCGGTCGACAGTATGGGATTGAGCCGCAGCGCTTATTACAAGTACAAGGATTATGTCTTTCCTTTCTATGAAGCGAGCCGCAACAAGATCATCTCGCTGACGCTCCTCTTGGAGCATAAGAAGGGCGTCCTTTCGAGCGTGCTCAATACGATCTCGGCGGATTCGGGCAGCGTTCTGACGATCAATCAGGGCATCCCCCTGCAGGGTGTGGCGAATGCGACGGTTTCCATTGAGACGGCGAACCTCTCGGTGGATCTTGAAGCGCTTCTCGACAAGCTGCGCATGGTGGACGGCGTGAAGCGTCTCGAAGTCCTCGGACAGGCATGA
- a CDS encoding gamma carbonic anhydrase family protein: MAVILPYKGKVPKIDPTALIAPNATIVGDVTIMEGANIWFNVVIRGDLQPVVIGRYTNVQDNATIHVMGDAPTIVGDYVTIGHNTLIHCSKIGNNCLIGMGSTLLGYTEIGENTIIGAATLLTQHKKIPHDSLVYGNPSRIIRALREDEVEAVHASAMNYCKLARVYREEREAREHQGK, from the coding sequence ATGGCAGTCATCCTGCCTTACAAAGGCAAAGTGCCGAAGATCGACCCGACGGCGCTCATTGCACCGAACGCTACGATCGTCGGCGATGTGACGATCATGGAAGGGGCGAACATCTGGTTCAATGTGGTCATCCGCGGCGATCTGCAGCCCGTCGTCATCGGCAGGTACACGAACGTTCAGGACAATGCGACGATCCATGTCATGGGCGATGCGCCGACGATTGTCGGCGATTATGTGACGATCGGCCATAACACGCTGATTCACTGCAGCAAGATTGGCAACAACTGTCTGATTGGCATGGGATCCACCTTGCTCGGCTACACGGAGATCGGTGAAAATACGATCATCGGAGCAGCGACGCTTCTGACGCAGCACAAGAAGATTCCGCACGATTCCCTGGTCTACGGCAATCCATCGCGCATCATCCGTGCGCTACGCGAGGACGAGGTCGAGGCGGTTCATGCCTCGGCGATGAATTACTGCAAGCTGGCCCGAGTCTATCGGGAGGAGCGCGAAGCGCGGGAACATCAAGGGAAGTAA
- the ndk gene encoding nucleoside-diphosphate kinase, with protein MQEKTLVLIKPDAFEKQHTGDIIAIYEKAGLKILAMKLMQMTPRVAQKHYAEHIGRPYYAELEEFMTSAPLVAMVLAGDDAIARVREINGKTNPAEAAEGTVRKLYAESVGKNAVHASDSPESAAREIAIFFSAIEVLD; from the coding sequence ATGCAGGAAAAGACTTTGGTACTCATCAAACCGGACGCTTTCGAGAAGCAGCACACGGGCGATATCATCGCCATCTATGAAAAGGCGGGACTCAAGATCCTCGCGATGAAGCTCATGCAGATGACGCCGCGCGTGGCGCAGAAGCACTACGCCGAGCATATCGGACGCCCCTACTATGCGGAGCTGGAAGAATTCATGACGTCTGCACCGCTCGTCGCCATGGTGCTCGCAGGTGATGACGCCATCGCACGCGTGCGCGAGATCAACGGCAAGACGAATCCGGCGGAGGCCGCCGAAGGAACGGTTCGCAAGCTCTACGCCGAAAGCGTTGGCAAGAACGCCGTCCACGCTTCCGACAGCCCTGAGAGCGCGGCGCGCGAAATCGCCATTTTCTTCAGCGCGATCGAAGTCCTCGACTGA
- the plsY gene encoding glycerol-3-phosphate 1-O-acyltransferase PlsY, whose translation MTLFACIIAYLLGSVPNGLLLCRAIWHIDIREYGSCNIGATNVYRTLGKGPGALVFALDFLKGFLAVYIAMLLVGTPLSMVLGGIAAILGHSASVFLRFKGGKGVATGLGVIAMLMPAVTGVVFFAWLVIVLVTRYVSLGSIVGAALVPVLAFFFGCPTEYTVFGVLAAVLVIVRHHTNITRLLNGTESKIKAGHR comes from the coding sequence ATGACGCTTTTCGCCTGCATCATCGCCTACCTTCTGGGTTCTGTGCCGAACGGTCTGCTTCTTTGCCGCGCCATCTGGCACATTGACATCCGCGAATATGGCAGCTGCAACATCGGCGCGACGAATGTTTACCGCACGCTGGGCAAGGGGCCGGGAGCGCTCGTCTTCGCGCTCGATTTCCTCAAGGGATTCCTCGCCGTCTATATCGCCATGCTTCTCGTCGGCACGCCGCTTTCCATGGTCTTGGGCGGCATCGCCGCTATTCTCGGACACTCGGCGTCCGTCTTTTTGCGCTTCAAGGGAGGCAAGGGCGTCGCTACGGGGCTGGGCGTCATAGCGATGCTCATGCCGGCGGTGACGGGCGTCGTCTTCTTCGCGTGGCTCGTCATCGTGCTCGTCACGCGCTACGTTTCGCTCGGCTCCATCGTCGGCGCGGCGCTCGTGCCCGTGCTCGCATTCTTCTTCGGCTGCCCAACGGAATACACGGTCTTTGGCGTCCTCGCCGCCGTTCTCGTCATCGTGCGTCACCATACGAACATCACGCGCCTCTTGAATGGCACGGAGAGCAAGATCAAGGCGGGGCATCGTTGA
- the thrB gene encoding homoserine kinase has translation MLNRTIRVRVPGTSANCGPGFDAIGVACTIYNDLELTLKGEEGLVIEIEGEGAANIPADERNIVLRAIRTILKRAHREDEVKGFHIRMTNHIPLSRGLGSSAAAIVAGLKAANALLGNRFSRRELLQMATNIEGHPDNVAPAIFGGFTISVVTRGRVECFSLMPRMPLKLVVAVPEFPLSTRLARSVLPEQVKMKDAVFNVSRAALLVAALTKGQPRFLRNAFADALHQPYREKLIPGMKDVFRAACRAGALGASLSGAGPCLIAYTLENEESVGQAMVEAFREHEIEAHALQLSLDAHGARILKHR, from the coding sequence ATGCTGAATCGAACGATCCGCGTTCGCGTGCCGGGTACGAGTGCGAACTGCGGGCCTGGCTTCGACGCCATAGGGGTCGCCTGTACGATCTATAACGATCTGGAGCTTACGCTGAAAGGGGAAGAGGGGCTCGTCATCGAAATCGAGGGAGAGGGTGCGGCCAATATCCCCGCTGATGAGCGCAACATTGTCCTTCGCGCCATCCGCACGATCTTGAAGCGCGCGCACCGGGAAGATGAGGTCAAGGGCTTCCATATCCGCATGACGAACCACATCCCCTTATCGCGCGGTCTTGGCAGCAGTGCGGCGGCGATCGTTGCAGGACTCAAGGCGGCGAACGCCCTCTTAGGCAACCGCTTTTCCAGGCGCGAGCTCCTGCAGATGGCGACGAACATCGAAGGTCATCCCGATAATGTGGCGCCCGCCATTTTTGGCGGCTTCACGATCAGCGTCGTCACGCGCGGCAGGGTCGAATGCTTCTCTTTGATGCCTCGCATGCCGTTGAAGCTCGTCGTCGCCGTGCCGGAGTTTCCGCTTTCGACGCGGCTTGCCAGAAGTGTTCTGCCCGAGCAGGTGAAGATGAAGGATGCCGTTTTCAACGTTAGCCGTGCGGCGCTTCTTGTCGCTGCTTTGACGAAGGGACAGCCGCGTTTTTTGCGCAACGCCTTCGCCGATGCCCTGCACCAGCCGTACAGAGAAAAGCTCATCCCCGGCATGAAGGACGTCTTTCGTGCCGCATGCCGGGCAGGTGCGCTCGGCGCAAGCCTCAGCGGCGCGGGGCCGTGCCTCATCGCCTATACGCTGGAGAATGAAGAGTCGGTGGGACAGGCGATGGTTGAAGCCTTTAGAGAGCATGAAATCGAGGCACACGCACTGCAGCTTTCTCTTGATGCGCATGGTGCGAGAATTTTGAAACATCGCTGA
- the der gene encoding ribosome biogenesis GTPase Der, with protein MSKPIVAIVGRPNVGKSTLFNKLGRKRVSIVDDLPGVTRDRIYLDAEWLGKEFTMIDTGGIELDTSDVILRSMRQQAQIAMEEADVILFLVDGRAGLTLADEEVGKMLRTTKKPVLLAVNKIDSPKQESDVYEFYNLGLGDPVPISATNAMNLGDLLDALVALFPEGAEEEKESDEISIAVIGRPNVGKSSLVNALLGEERVIVSDVAGTTRDAIDTHFMAEDTKFILIDTAGMRRKGKIDAPIERYSVMRALRAVDRADVVLVVLDATAGITEQDKKIAGYAHESGKAVVLIVNKWDIYENKDEKSTLRFTDELRIELGFLQYAPVLYTSALTHQRVARVTDLVKYVADQASMRVKTSILNDLVRDMIAVNPPPAHKGKQLKIRYMTQADIRPPKFIVFVNEPELMHFSYLRYIENKLRESFGFEGTPLRLIVRGREEEEI; from the coding sequence ATGAGCAAGCCGATCGTAGCGATCGTGGGACGTCCGAACGTGGGCAAGTCCACGCTCTTCAATAAATTGGGCAGGAAGCGCGTGTCCATCGTCGATGATCTGCCGGGCGTCACGCGCGACCGCATCTACCTTGATGCCGAATGGCTCGGCAAGGAATTCACGATGATCGATACGGGAGGCATCGAACTCGATACGAGCGATGTCATCCTGCGCTCGATGCGCCAGCAGGCGCAGATCGCCATGGAGGAGGCGGACGTCATCCTCTTTCTCGTTGACGGTCGCGCAGGTTTGACGCTTGCCGATGAGGAAGTCGGCAAGATGTTGCGCACGACGAAGAAGCCCGTGCTCTTGGCCGTGAACAAGATTGATTCGCCAAAGCAGGAGTCGGACGTCTACGAGTTCTACAACCTCGGCCTTGGCGATCCCGTGCCGATTTCTGCGACGAACGCCATGAACCTCGGCGATCTGCTTGATGCTCTCGTGGCGCTCTTTCCCGAAGGGGCAGAGGAGGAGAAAGAGTCGGATGAGATCAGCATCGCCGTCATCGGCCGTCCGAACGTCGGCAAGTCCTCGCTCGTTAATGCACTCTTGGGTGAGGAGCGCGTCATTGTCAGCGACGTCGCGGGCACGACGCGCGACGCCATCGACACGCACTTTATGGCGGAGGACACGAAGTTCATTCTCATTGACACGGCGGGCATGCGCCGCAAGGGAAAGATCGATGCGCCGATCGAGCGCTACAGCGTCATGCGAGCGCTTCGCGCCGTCGACCGCGCCGACGTCGTGCTCGTCGTGCTCGACGCCACGGCGGGCATCACCGAGCAGGACAAGAAGATCGCGGGCTATGCCCATGAATCGGGCAAGGCGGTCGTGCTCATCGTGAACAAGTGGGACATCTACGAAAACAAGGATGAAAAGTCTACGCTGCGCTTCACGGATGAACTGCGCATAGAACTCGGCTTCCTGCAGTACGCACCCGTCCTTTATACTTCGGCTCTCACGCACCAGCGCGTCGCGCGCGTCACCGATCTCGTCAAGTATGTGGCGGATCAGGCGTCGATGCGCGTCAAGACGAGCATCCTGAACGACCTCGTGCGCGATATGATCGCCGTGAATCCGCCGCCCGCGCACAAGGGTAAGCAGCTCAAGATCCGCTACATGACGCAGGCGGACATCCGTCCGCCGAAGTTTATCGTTTTTGTGAACGAGCCTGAGCTCATGCACTTCTCGTATCTGCGCTACATTGAGAACAAGCTGCGCGAGAGCTTCGGCTTCGAGGGGACGCCGCTGCGCCTCATCGTGCGCGGCAGGGAGGAGGAAGAGATATGA